GAAAACTGGAAACTATACCTCTGTTGAAAAAATTAGGTCTTACGATCGCCGAAATTGCCAAGGAGTTAGATATTGATGTTGAACTAGTTAATCAGTTTGTCGCTAACCAAAATAATTAAGGATTTATAGTGATTATCCTTTGGCATATAGGCTGACCCGCCCATCACTTGCCGATGCAAAAGCGGCTAAAAATACGGTCTAAGACTGATTCTGTTACCGTTTCCCCTGTCACTTGCCCAAGGGCATTGATAGCCAAACGTAAATCAATAGTCCAAAAATCTAGGGGTAACTGTTCCGCCATGGTTTGTTGCAATTGCTTGAGCGCCAGTTGAGCTTCCGTTAAAACAGCCTCTTGCCTTTGGTTAATGGCAAAGTCCAAATTTTGCGGTGATAAATTGGTTTGATTTACTTGCTCAATAATGGCATTTTCCAAAGCTTCAATGCCTAGATTAGCGGCGGCTGCAGTTAACACTGTGTTGGTGATTTCTGGTGGATAACTGACCAAATCAGCCCGGCCTAAATCAATTTTGTTAATGACTAAAATCAAAGGGCGGTCTTTGACTTGCTCATAAATCAATTGATCCGCTTCTGTCCAACCCTGGTGGGCATCCACCGTCAGCAAAACTAAATCCGCCTGTTGGGCCGCTTTGCGAGAGCGTTCCACTCCGATTTGCTCCACCTGATCCGCTGTTTCCCGTATTCCTGCCGTATCCAATACCTGGATGGGAATGCCCTCTACTACAAGTTGGGATTCCACCACGTCCCTCGTCGTGCCCGGTAGATCTGTGACGATCGCCCGGTCGGTGCGGCTCCAGGCATTGAGCAGACTAGATTTTCCCACGTTGGGCTGTCCGACAATGGCCACTTTTAAACCCGTGCGCAATAATTCCCCCCGCTGGGCTGTGTTTAAAATGTCCTCCAATTGTTGGTACAAATTCTGCAATTGCTGACGAATTGAATCTTCATCCAGGGGCGGTAAATCGTCTTCAAAATCAATGCGTGCTTCCACTTCCGCCAAAATATCTAAACAGGTGTTGCGCAAATCCCGAATCGGTTGGGCTAATTTGCCCTGTAATCCCGCCAAGGCGATCGCCGCTGCCTGGGGAGATTGGGCCCCCACCAATTCACTAATGCTTTCCGCTTGGGTTAAATCCAACCGACCATTGAGAAAGGCCCGGAAACTAAATTCCCCCGGCTGGGCTAGCCTGGCCCCCTGTTGCAAACACAGTTGTAAAACCTGTTGCACGGGCATAATGCCGCCATGGCACTGGAATTCCACCACGTCTTCTTTCGTGTAGGAACGGGGCGCTAGCATCAATAGGAGTAGGGCTTCATCGATCGCCGCTTTGGTTTGGGGATGGCGCACATGGCCGTACAAAATGCGATGACTTTCCCAAGTTTGGTTGCCCGGTGCATCGAATAAAGTTTTGGCAATGGTGAGGGATTGTGGCCCCGATAGTCGCACCACCCCGATGCTTCCCTGCTGGGGCACAATGGCCGTGGCGATCGCCGCAATAGTATCTTCTAATTGCATTGCCTAGTGTCAAACAAAATTTTGGATTCCATCGGCTTAATTTTAAGGTTTTCGTTACTACGGCAGGTACTACAAATCCCCAACAGTGGTTAAGGATCAAGGCGGTTAGCCAGAATGGCCACGGGCACCATGGGAATCATAGGTAGTAAACAGATTGCCCACTGTTGCCAGTCCATGGGAGCAGTTTTGAACAATACATTCATAAATGGCAGTTGACTGAAACCAATTTGTAAGGCGATCGCCACCGCAATGCCCAGTAACAGTATGGAGGCTTTGGTAATGGTTTGACGTTTACCCGTCACATAGCCCAGAAAACTACGCCCTAACTGGCTAATGCTGAGTAGATAAATCACCCTAGCGGCCACCAGGGCTTGGATGGCCATAGTACGAGCTAGGGCTAAGTCGTCATAGGTGCGATTAACCCACTCGAACATGCCAAAAATTAGAATCCAATTGAACAGGGATACCAGTAAAATGCGGTGCAGTAACTTTTTGGTAATTAGGGGTTCGTTGGGATTGCGGGGAGCCTGTTGCATAATGCCCGGTGATTTGGCTTCAAAGGCTAGGGGCACAGTCATGGTGATGGAGTTGATCATGTTTAACCACAACACCTGCAGGGAAAGAATGGGCAAATTCAACGCCAGTAAAACGCTGATCAAAATGGTCATGGACTCCCCGCCATTAACCGGCAGCAAAAAGGCGATCGCCTTACGGAGATTTTGGTAAACGGTGCGTCCTTCTTCCACCGCCGCTTCAATGGAGGCAAAATTATCGTCCGTGAGCAACATATCGGAGGATTCCCTAGCCACCTCTGTGCCCCCTTTACCCATGGCAATGCCAATGTCAGCCCGTTTTAAAGCTGGGGCATCGTTCACCCCATCCCCCGTCATGGCGACAATGTGACCCTTCTCCTGTAGAGCTTCCACCAGTTGTAATTTTTGTGCTGGAGCTACCCTGGCAAACACGCAACTATCTTCAGCGGCTTGGGCCAATTCTGCCGGACCCATGGTTGCCAACTGTCGTCCTTCAAAAGCAATGCCATCCCCTTCAGCGGCAATACCCATCCGTTTGGCGATCGCCTGAGCGGTGCTGATGTGGTCGCCGGTGATCATTTTCACTTCAATGCCAGCGTCATGGCAGGCGTGGACTGCGGCAATGGCCTCCGGTCGTGGCGGGTCGATCATGCCCTGTAAACCTAAAAATATTAGCCCTGTTTCAATATCCCCGTGGTCAATCGCATGGTGATGGGGCTCCACGGTTTTTTTAGCAAAGGCCAACACTCTTAGACCCTGTTGGGCCATATCCTCAACATTTTCCTCAATTTCCCCTCGGTCGATGCTAACCATTTGACCATCATCGAGGAGCATGGATTCACACCGTTGTAGTAAGGACTCCACTGAACCTTTGACGTAAATTGTTCTGCCGTCCCCATCGTGGAGAGTTGCCATGTATTGATAATCCGATTCAAAGGGAATGGAATCTAAACGGGGTTTTTGACTTGCCAAACCGGCTTGACTGAAACCAGCCTTGGCCGCCGAAGCTAGCAGTGCTCCCTCCGTGGGATCCCCCACCACCGCCCAATCATCCCCCCGATGTTCCAGTTGGGAATCGTTACAGAGCATGCCCGTCAGCAAACATTCTTCCAACACTGGGGGTAAACCATCCAACAAAACGTTATCCACTTCTTCTCCCATCACTTGCCAAAATTCTCCTTTGGGACTGTAACCACCGCCGCTAACTTCGTAATGTTTGCCCCCCGCATACACCGCTTGCACTGTCATCTGATTCTCCGTTAGGGTCCCAGTTTTATCGGAGCAAACCACCGTGGCACTACCCAACGCCTCCACAGCGGGCAGTTTACGGATAATGGCGTTACGTTTAGCCATGCGATTCACCCCGATCGCCAAGGTGACGGTCACCACAGCAGGCAAACCTTCGGGAATGGCACTAACGGCCAAGGCCACCGCCGCTTCAAACATTTCCAAAGGGGAACCACCCCGTCCCCAACCCACCGCAAAGGTGAAGGCCGCCAGGGTAACAATTACGTAGAGCAGTGTGTGGCTAAATTTGGCAAACTTACGGGTCAAAGGGGTCATGAGGCTGACCTGCTTTTCCATGGATTGGGAAATTTGCCCCATTTCCGTGGCATTGGCAGTAGCTACTACCACCCCGGTTCCCTGACCAAAGGTGACAAAGCTCCCCGCATAGGCCATGTTTAACCTTTCGGCCAGGGGCGTTTCCTCCGGTAAAAGTTCCACCGCCTTTTCCACCGGCACTGCTTCCCCCGTCAAAGCCGACTCATCCACCTGGAGATTACGCACTTTTAACAGCCTTAGATCCGCTGGCACCTTATCCCCCGAAGCGAGGGAAACAATGTCACCGATGACTAAATCCTGGGAAGGAATCCGTAGATTTTGCCCATCTCTCAACACTGTGGCTTCTGTTGTTACTGCCTTGGCCAAGGAGGCGATCGCCCCTTCTGCTTTCGCTTCTTGGATGTAACCAATGATGGCGTTGACTAGGGTAACTCCCCAAATAACCCAGGCGTTGGTCCAGGAGCCGAGAAAAGCCTTAACCGTACCAGCAATGAGCAGAATGTAGAGCAGAGGTTGGTGAAATTGCAGCAGAAAACGCAACCAAGCTGGTTTGCCCGGTTTAAATTTCAATTCGTTGCGGCCATATTGTTCGTAACGCTGGGCCACCGCCTCCGCTGTCAGACCTAAACCTGGATCGGTGTGCAAATCTGCAAGAATGTCTTCCCCTGGTCGATGGTGATGGAGGTAAGAACTTAAGGTGGGGAAATCCATACTGATTTGGGGGCAAAGGAAACGCCCCCATGGTATCAACTGGGCCGAAAAGAACCAAAATTACTGCACGAAAAATCCCCCACTAGGCAGGGAGGACCTAAAAAAACTGTCATGATCAGGCAACGCACTAACATCAGGCGATCGCCACTACAAACCGACATCAATCCCGGCAAATTTAAACTCTGCCATGGTGATTAATCAATCCTCTCCTATTTCTTCTCCAATGCAGGTTCCACTACCAAATAATAAATATTGATGAATTGAATTGGAAGCAATTACACTGCCACTGGCTTTTGCTAGAAATGTTCTACCTTCAACGTATTCGTCAATGGTTGTTTCTTCTCCATAAACATCAAAAGTTACAACTTTTTTAGCTCCTGAATAACAACTTAAGTTGTCCGTTAATTTTGGCTGTTTTTTGTTGAAAACTTCCCCTTGATCAATCACACACATACCCCCACTAAAATTAACCCAGTGTTGTCCTTCACTGTCGGAAACTTTTATTTCATGGGCGAATTTATATTCATCAGCAAAGGGGCCTTCCACCACATTTTTACGAAAAATTTCTTCTCCCCCGGAAAAGCATACTAAAACCGGCAGGGTCTGATCTGGGGAGTTAGTATTGGCCACTGCCATCGCGGGCTGATTTCCCAGCAGGAAAATAGCAATGGGAAGAATAACAAAATAAATAAGTAATTTAATCAATTTATTTATCCTATAAACTAATAAAAGCTTGGCAACAATTGGTTTCCCTGCATTATCCTTGACGCAGGGGCGATATGGCTCAGCGAAATGCCCACGGGGACCAGGGGAGTTAAGCGGAATAAACCGATGATAGCAATAATATGAATCGGATTAAATTAGGGCAGAATTTCTAGAAATAATTAGTGGGAAGACTGTAATCTTTTTAAAAAGTAGCCCACTAAATAAAGGGAACCACAGAGAACAGTCAATTGTTCAGAATTTTCGTTGGTTTTCTCTAAACTTTCCAAGGCTGTAAAACAATCATCAAACAGTGTAACCTCTTTTAAATCCGGCATAATCTGCCAGGCTAACTGCTCCAACGTTGGTAAATCCCCGCTGTCATGGTCCGGCACTGGCACTAATAACAGGCGATCGCCGGGACGAAGTAAATGCTGAAAAATTTGGTCATGTTCCTTGGTGCTGAGCATACCCATCACCCAGGTAATGGTGGGCAGGTAATTATCCGATTGATCAACTAACCCATGGGTATAGTTTGCCAGAGCTTTGGCCGCCGCCGGATTGTGGGCCCCGTCTAAAAGGATTTTTTGTCCGTTGTAGTCCACCCACTGCAATCGTCCAGGCCAGACAGCTTTACCCATGCCCCGTTGGATAACCTCCGGTGTTAATTTATCCCAACCCTGGTGTTTTAATTCCTGCAAAGCGGCGATCGCCAGGGCCGAGTTTTGTAGCTGAAAATCTCCCAATAGGACCAGGGGATATTCAAAACCTTGCCAACTAGCCCAGGGTTGACCATTTTTTTCCGTGGCAATGGCGGGGGTAACCCAATAATCGGGGCAATGTAATTCGGCAATGCGTTCTTGAAAAACTGCCTGCGCTTCTGGGGGAATGTTGCCTAAAAATACTGGCCTCTGGGCTTTGAGAATGCCAGCTTTTTCCCTGGCAATGTGAGCTACGGTTGGCCCCAAAACCTGCCAATGTTCCCGACTTAAAGAGGTAATAATGCTAAGCAAACAAGGTTCTGGGACGTTGGTAGCATCCAGTCTGCCCCCCAGCCCCACTTCCATCACCGCGATGTCCACCTCTGCCTGGGCAAAATAAAGCCACACCGCCGCAGTAAACACCTCAAACAAAGTCGGGCGATCAGAACTATCCGCCGGGGCGATCGCCGTTACTTGTTGCAATGCCCCGATTAAACTAGCGTCATCAATGAAACGGTTATCAAGCCAAACCCTTTCCCGCCAATCAATTAAATGGGGAGAAGTGTAGCGGCCCACCTTATAGCCCGCTTCCGCCAACACACTGGACAGATAGGCACACACCGATCCCTTGCCATTGGTGCCCCCCACATGGACATAGGGCACTTTTGCCTGGGGATTGCCCAACTTGGCCAGTAGGCCATGGATGCGCTCCAGACCCAGATTAACGCCGGCGGTTTTATAGGGTTCCAGTAGGGTGTTGATATCCATGGCAATTATTGTTGGCAAAATTCAGTTGATGCATTTAAACCGATGCGGTTACTTTGGTCTCGGTTAAATCGGGGACATTTTTCGGCAATGGACAGGCGATCGTCTCACCACCGTTGTAGCCCACTAGGGTTGTTTCCCCTTGGTAATGGCGGGGAGTTTCCAGTAACATTTTCCAGGCTTCTTTGGCAGTCAACAAATTCATCTGCCCAGGATAATGGGTTTGTAGCAAATCCTGCACTAAAGGATAATAATCGGAATTTACGTCGGGAAATAAGTGGTGCTCTGTGTGGTAAGAAAAATTAAAATGTAAGCAATCAAATAACTTGGGCATCCGCAAAGAAACACTATTAACCAAAGGATCATTAATATCCGTCATCGGGCAAGCCAAATGGTTGGTGTAGATATAAAACATGCCCATAGCATGACCCAGGAAAATCGGCAAAAAGTAGCCTAAAATAATGGGAATCAATTGGAATTGCAGGTAAAACAAAATGCTTAAATGCACTGCCCCTATGGCTGCTAATTCCAACCAAATTCTTTGGCGGTCTTGGGCTTTAACCGTAAAAGCAGCCGGAACAAAATCGGCGTTACCACCAGTGAAGAAAAGTACGGAAATCAGGTTACGAAAATTATGTACACCCCAGGCAGTACCCATGCCAAAAATTAACCAAAGGGTATTAACTTCTCCCGAGGGAGCAAACAGGTGATGAATCCATTTTCCCCAAGTTTTCGGCTGTTCGTGCAGATAATTTCGGTCAGGGTCCCGCAAACTATTGGTGTTATTATGATGAACTTGATTATGGAGCGATCGCCATTGACTAGGGGGCATCCACCAGAGGGAAAGACCTAATAAACTAATCAGGTAAGAAATTTTAGAACGTTTTTTGAGCACACTACCGTGCATCAGGTCGTGGCTACCGAATAAAAATACGGTGACGCTATTACCCATTAATAGGGCCATGGGCAAAAATAACCAAAGCCATTGCCCAGGCCACTGATGGAGATGACGAGCGATGGTTAGTCCCGCAACATAAATACCTAGGTTTAAACCTAAAATAACTAATTTCTTGGGA
The genomic region above belongs to Synechocystis sp. PCC 6803 substr. PCC-P and contains:
- a CDS encoding fatty acid desaturase → MLTAQSEYVKKLRPLLPPEAFQADPKKLVILGLNLGIYVAGLTIARHLHQWPGQWLWLFLPMALLMGNSVTVFLFGSHDLMHGSVLKKRSKISYLISLLGLSLWWMPPSQWRSLHNQVHHNNTNSLRDPDRNYLHEQPKTWGKWIHHLFAPSGEVNTLWLIFGMGTAWGVHNFRNLISVLFFTGGNADFVPAAFTVKAQDRQRIWLELAAIGAVHLSILFYLQFQLIPIILGYFLPIFLGHAMGMFYIYTNHLACPMTDINDPLVNSVSLRMPKLFDCLHFNFSYHTEHHLFPDVNSDYYPLVQDLLQTHYPGQMNLLTAKEAWKMLLETPRHYQGETTLVGYNGGETIACPLPKNVPDLTETKVTASV
- a CDS encoding cation-transporting P-type ATPase; amino-acid sequence: MDFPTLSSYLHHHRPGEDILADLHTDPGLGLTAEAVAQRYEQYGRNELKFKPGKPAWLRFLLQFHQPLLYILLIAGTVKAFLGSWTNAWVIWGVTLVNAIIGYIQEAKAEGAIASLAKAVTTEATVLRDGQNLRIPSQDLVIGDIVSLASGDKVPADLRLLKVRNLQVDESALTGEAVPVEKAVELLPEETPLAERLNMAYAGSFVTFGQGTGVVVATANATEMGQISQSMEKQVSLMTPLTRKFAKFSHTLLYVIVTLAAFTFAVGWGRGGSPLEMFEAAVALAVSAIPEGLPAVVTVTLAIGVNRMAKRNAIIRKLPAVEALGSATVVCSDKTGTLTENQMTVQAVYAGGKHYEVSGGGYSPKGEFWQVMGEEVDNVLLDGLPPVLEECLLTGMLCNDSQLEHRGDDWAVVGDPTEGALLASAAKAGFSQAGLASQKPRLDSIPFESDYQYMATLHDGDGRTIYVKGSVESLLQRCESMLLDDGQMVSIDRGEIEENVEDMAQQGLRVLAFAKKTVEPHHHAIDHGDIETGLIFLGLQGMIDPPRPEAIAAVHACHDAGIEVKMITGDHISTAQAIAKRMGIAAEGDGIAFEGRQLATMGPAELAQAAEDSCVFARVAPAQKLQLVEALQEKGHIVAMTGDGVNDAPALKRADIGIAMGKGGTEVARESSDMLLTDDNFASIEAAVEEGRTVYQNLRKAIAFLLPVNGGESMTILISVLLALNLPILSLQVLWLNMINSITMTVPLAFEAKSPGIMQQAPRNPNEPLITKKLLHRILLVSLFNWILIFGMFEWVNRTYDDLALARTMAIQALVAARVIYLLSISQLGRSFLGYVTGKRQTITKASILLLGIAVAIALQIGFSQLPFMNVLFKTAPMDWQQWAICLLPMIPMVPVAILANRLDP
- the mnmE gene encoding tRNA uridine-5-carboxymethylaminomethyl(34) synthesis GTPase MnmE, which translates into the protein MQLEDTIAAIATAIVPQQGSIGVVRLSGPQSLTIAKTLFDAPGNQTWESHRILYGHVRHPQTKAAIDEALLLLMLAPRSYTKEDVVEFQCHGGIMPVQQVLQLCLQQGARLAQPGEFSFRAFLNGRLDLTQAESISELVGAQSPQAAAIALAGLQGKLAQPIRDLRNTCLDILAEVEARIDFEDDLPPLDEDSIRQQLQNLYQQLEDILNTAQRGELLRTGLKVAIVGQPNVGKSSLLNAWSRTDRAIVTDLPGTTRDVVESQLVVEGIPIQVLDTAGIRETADQVEQIGVERSRKAAQQADLVLLTVDAHQGWTEADQLIYEQVKDRPLILVINKIDLGRADLVSYPPEITNTVLTAAAANLGIEALENAIIEQVNQTNLSPQNLDFAINQRQEAVLTEAQLALKQLQQTMAEQLPLDFWTIDLRLAINALGQVTGETVTESVLDRIFSRFCIGK
- a CDS encoding folylpolyglutamate synthase/dihydrofolate synthase family protein: MDINTLLEPYKTAGVNLGLERIHGLLAKLGNPQAKVPYVHVGGTNGKGSVCAYLSSVLAEAGYKVGRYTSPHLIDWRERVWLDNRFIDDASLIGALQQVTAIAPADSSDRPTLFEVFTAAVWLYFAQAEVDIAVMEVGLGGRLDATNVPEPCLLSIITSLSREHWQVLGPTVAHIAREKAGILKAQRPVFLGNIPPEAQAVFQERIAELHCPDYWVTPAIATEKNGQPWASWQGFEYPLVLLGDFQLQNSALAIAALQELKHQGWDKLTPEVIQRGMGKAVWPGRLQWVDYNGQKILLDGAHNPAAAKALANYTHGLVDQSDNYLPTITWVMGMLSTKEHDQIFQHLLRPGDRLLLVPVPDHDSGDLPTLEQLAWQIMPDLKEVTLFDDCFTALESLEKTNENSEQLTVLCGSLYLVGYFLKRLQSSH